A DNA window from Engystomops pustulosus chromosome 6, aEngPut4.maternal, whole genome shotgun sequence contains the following coding sequences:
- the LOC140065191 gene encoding uncharacterized protein isoform X2, producing MVERIDMEAVERYMVDDIGAEEEVERIMDNIIGAEEEVVVERIMENIIRAEEEVVAERIVENIIGAEEEVVVERIMEDVIGAEEEVERKGEEEEMLKWILELAIRAAEEEEEDVEKILEDVIRAAEEEEEVEQKVEDVSRAAEELEMMEEVEEKHLLDVIREAEEEGEEVEHTLDEVIRSSEEVEWRVEEDVERGVEVVIKEEEVEELNGEEASSAVEEEEVEEQREEFSRAAEEELEVKGAQEDVRRRRRRWWIPKCLRRCNIREESRGSSERNRRPCRFLRIFTCCFSGDI from the exons ATGGTGGAGAGGATCGATATGGAGGCGGTGGAGCGGTATATGGTGGATGACAtcggagcagaggaggaggtggagaggatTATGGACAATATCATCggagcggaggaggaggtggtggtggagaggaTTATGGAGAATATCATcagagcagaggaggaggtggttgcGGAGCGGATTGTGGAGAACATCattggagcagaggaggaggtggtggtggagaggaTTATGGAGGACGTCATCggagcggaggaggaggtggaacgtaaaggagaggaggaggaaatgctGAAGTGGATTTTGGAGCTTGCCATCAGAgctgcggaggaggaggaagaggatgtTGAGAAGATACTAGAGGATGTCATCAGAgcggcagaggaagaggaggaagtggAGCAGAAGGTGGAAGATGTCAGCAGAGCGGCGGAGGAGttggagatgatggaggaggtggaggagaagcaTTTATTGGACGTCATCAGAGAAgcggaggaggagggtgaggaggttgagcacaCACTGGATGAAGTCATCAGATCGTCGGAGGAGGTGGAATGGAGAGTGGAGGAGGATGTGGAGCGGGGAGTAGAAGTTGTCAtcaaagaggaggaggtggaagagctgAATGGAGAGGAAGCCAGCagtgcagtggaggaggaagaggtggaggagcagagagaggagtTTAGCAGAGCGGCAGAGGAGGAGCTGGAAGTAAAAGGTGCACAAGAGGacgtgaggaggag ACGTCGTCGTTGGTGGATCCCAAAGTGTCTCAGGAGGTGTAACAT CCGGGAGGAAAGCAGAGGCAGCAGCGAGAGGAACAGAAGACCTTGCAG ATTCCTCAGAATTTTCACCTGCTGCTTTAGCGGAGACATTTAA
- the LOC140065191 gene encoding uncharacterized protein isoform X1 — protein sequence MVERIDMEAVERYMVDDIGAEEEVERIMDNIIGAEEEVVVERIMENIIRAEEEVVAERIVENIIGAEEEVVVERIMEDVIGAEEEVERKGEEEEMLKWILELAIRAAEEEEEDVEKILEDVIRAAEEEEEVEQKVEDVSRAAEELEMMEEVEEKHLLDVIREAEEEGEEVEHTLDEVIRSSEEVEWRVEEDVERGVEVVIKEEEVEELNGEEASSAVEEEEVEEQREEFSRAAEEELEVKGAQEDVRRRRRRWWIPKCLRRCNISREESRGSSERNRRPCRFLRIFTCCFSGDI from the exons ATGGTGGAGAGGATCGATATGGAGGCGGTGGAGCGGTATATGGTGGATGACAtcggagcagaggaggaggtggagaggatTATGGACAATATCATCggagcggaggaggaggtggtggtggagaggaTTATGGAGAATATCATcagagcagaggaggaggtggttgcGGAGCGGATTGTGGAGAACATCattggagcagaggaggaggtggtggtggagaggaTTATGGAGGACGTCATCggagcggaggaggaggtggaacgtaaaggagaggaggaggaaatgctGAAGTGGATTTTGGAGCTTGCCATCAGAgctgcggaggaggaggaagaggatgtTGAGAAGATACTAGAGGATGTCATCAGAgcggcagaggaagaggaggaagtggAGCAGAAGGTGGAAGATGTCAGCAGAGCGGCGGAGGAGttggagatgatggaggaggtggaggagaagcaTTTATTGGACGTCATCAGAGAAgcggaggaggagggtgaggaggttgagcacaCACTGGATGAAGTCATCAGATCGTCGGAGGAGGTGGAATGGAGAGTGGAGGAGGATGTGGAGCGGGGAGTAGAAGTTGTCAtcaaagaggaggaggtggaagagctgAATGGAGAGGAAGCCAGCagtgcagtggaggaggaagaggtggaggagcagagagaggagtTTAGCAGAGCGGCAGAGGAGGAGCTGGAAGTAAAAGGTGCACAAGAGGacgtgaggaggag ACGTCGTCGTTGGTGGATCCCAAAGTGTCTCAGGAGGTGTAACAT CAGCCGGGAGGAAAGCAGAGGCAGCAGCGAGAGGAACAGAAGACCTTGCAG ATTCCTCAGAATTTTCACCTGCTGCTTTAGCGGAGACATTTAA